The genomic stretch GTACTTAATTTTTTACTCTAGTAGGTGACTGGTTTCACTAAAACCACTGTTTAGAAAAGAATTGtactaaaaatactttcagaattTTAGTGCTTAtgaaaaaatacctttcatCCCTGGAGACTGAAATCTTTTGCCTCCAGAATTATGGCAGGGACAACAGAGGTGATGATAGCACAGACTTGTCTCTGCCACCACAACCATATGTCTAAACCAGCCCTGACTGCAAACCAGCCCTCTGGGCTTGTAACGAGGTGAGGTCTAGGAAGAATCAGGTTACTTTCCTCCTGGTTCATCCCATCTTTGACCATATTGCTGAGGAACAAGCTAAGATAACAAATCTCACAAAGCCACAGGACGGCTGTCAAATGTCACTAAGTTTTCATCACTCCTGTGTTTGACGTACTGGATTTGATTACTGTTATGCACTGACTCAGGCATGCCTAAGAAGTGCTAGGCTTGCTGCAGGCCATTTATTCTATGGATAGGATGATTTGCTTCTGTGGTTAGCTAGAGGAAGAActtcaaaaatatgaaaacaaactgtCAGGATTTTACAACAACATATACAAGAGTCTTTTAAATAGAATACACAGCAGTCAGATTTTATACATGAAGttcttaaagtaaaaaaaactcCACATGGACAGACGTGTCAAGAGGTGGGGGTTGACCTAGGCAGAAGTTTGTCATTAAATAAATGCAGACAAACCAGCAACTCAGGaacatcaacaacaacaaaatcagcACAGCTATTATCTGCAGATCTCCAGGCTAGGCCCGCTCCAGTCCAGGCTAGCGAAGTCCAAAGACAGACTTGTGAATAAGGACGTGTGTGTGCACCTTTCATTTTTCAAGATAGTGCCCATGCATACTGAGGGAGATAGAGAGTACATCTGTCTCACTTGGGACACCTGCACTGTGGTCCTGCCAGGAGTCCTCCTTTGATTTACCTCCCATTCTCTTTGCCGCAGTACCTTTgtgtgaaaacagaaagaacgAACGCAGGCAAAACCACCGCCGACAGTCCTCAAAAGATCTTGCACTCATTAATGGAGAAGAGCTTCCTCCTGTTCTGCCTTTTGGCTTGATTGACTGCTGTCCGCACGGCGTACTCAAACACCTGCTGCACTCCTCGGTTGCTGAGGGCAGAGCACTCCAAATAGCCTTTGGCTCGCACATCCTGGGCGAGCCGCTTCCCGTCTATCGGGCTGATGCAGGCGGAATGGTAGGGCCCCATGTCACGCTGGTCAGTCTGAGTAGCCACTACCAAAACGGGGGTGCGGGGCAAATGGCTGCGGACTTCACTGATCCATTTGTTCCTCAGGTTCAGAAAAGAATTGTGGTTTGCCACTGAGTAGCACATTAATACCACATCTGCCTGTTGGTAGGAGAGGGGGCGAATGTTTTTGAAGGCATCGCTGCCAGACGTGTCCCAAAGACCTAGGCTAATCTGTACACCATCCATGAAGACATCCACTCCGGTATTTTCATATACGGTGGGCCTGTAGTCATCTGGAAAAGTCTCGGAGGTGAAACGTACCAAAAGAGATGTTTTCCCCACCGCAGAGTCTCCTACCAAGACACACTTGATTGAATCCAGCATTTTATTAACGTCCAGGGCCAAATGCACTGTCTTGGCGTAGCAAGAGTGGGATGGAGAGATGCAGTGGTCTTGGGTGGTCTCTAGATAACTTCCATTTGGTGAATGGAAGCCGTTCAAATCTCTTTACTTCAAGGCTTGATTGTGTCACTTGAGTATAATATCCCCTTTTCTCCCACACGGCTCTGTGGTGCTGTCAgttttaattcttcagtgaGTTGATGTTTCTGGAAGAGTAAAActaaaatgtaacatttataACCCACAGAGAACATACCATTCTTCATCAAGATAAAGCCACCTGGTCGTGTCTTTGGACAGCCATGGGGAGTACCCCACATCGAGGATGCTGAACCTTGCTGTTCCCTTCCAGCCAGCTGTGTATGTAGCAGCCATTCATGTAAATAAACTTCCTGCTGCTCCGTGGGGGCTAACAGTCCTATCGCTTCTGCCATTCTCCACTGGCACCaactattttttccctccaattGCCTAAAAAAACTGATGAAATCAATTTAACTTTGGTATAACTGCTACTAACCTGCTTTTAGTGAGACATTTCCTGCCTCTGACTTTCACCAAGACTGCCAAAATCCTGAATCCCTCTTAAATGATCAGTTCAGATTCCCTTGAAAAAGTACATGTGCTCTCTAGAGGTAGTCAAGAGAAAAGCCCTTCACTAAGTGATTTGACTATTTAAGCAATCCTATAATGAACAGTAACATAGAACCACTTGTGACAATGAGAAAGCAAAGACTTCAGGTGTGAATCCTGAGCGACATGAACCTTAATGGTTTTCAAAAGCAACGAAGGGTTCACAGCAAAAGTACAAAaaagttcaatttttttcttacaaatcaCTTTCAGCAAGTAAGAAGCACAAGCCGAAGAAAGCTGCACCACCAGTGCTTGCCCCAGTCAAAGAATTTCATTTGAAGGTGATACAGCTGCCCTGACATTTACGCAGTTGTAAAACCGAACTGAGAGTACCTCTTCAGAGTATGTAATTGCTTTTGAGTTCTTGCCAGCATTCAGTCaaattttcctattttgaaagcatttgctTCTTCCCCACTAGCTGTGTGCAGGATTCACTGCTCACACAGGGCGACACACAAGATGCTACGAAAATCAGTAACTGCAAAACTGAAGACAATTTAGTTCTGCtcaacaaaagtaattttaaaaagtatcactgcataatttcaaaatgtccTGTATATGTAAcacaaataatatatttctgtgtCCTTCATGTATGAAGAGAGAAGTCACAGTTTAAGGTtatttgcacagaaaagaaTGATGGCCACAAAAAGCGTATACTCCACATCACTGTAATGCTCTCCAGTTTCATTACCCTAGCCCCCGCTACtaccacccccaccacccccaatTTCTAGTACATTCAAAGCTTTGGCTTACTTCacaaatgggaaaaacaaaggaaaagaagagaaaagtgCTAAATGATCTTGGAGAGAACATTTCACAGGCACTGACAGCTGCTACTGACAACTCCTCTGCTTTCGATTTGTAGTGAGGCAGTGCCCTACCTCGTCTCGTGCTGCGGGCACACCTGCATCTCTCCCACCCGACGCACTGGCCAAAATAAGATGTGCCAATGGCTTGGCTGGAGCACGTTGTTTTATAGAGGCGGCACCAAGCCCGTGGGGCAGTCCTCCTGCGTACACAAGTTACGGTTATCTAGAGGAGTCATTGCAACAGACAGCGCTTCCTGGTCTGTGAGCGCAACCGTGCTCTCGCCTTCTCAGCTCACTTCTAGGAAGTGTGATGGAGGCTGAGGCCGAAGCTGCTTCACGGCATTCCTGGCTGCCGGGAAATGAGCTGCTCCATGATTTGAGTTTTGTTGGCAGCAGATGGAAATTTGCTTTTAGAGATTCAGTAGGTCTAACTCCGCTGACTCTCCTTCTCCATTCCCCAAACCAGCTCTCAAGGGAATCAAACAAGACATTTACAAAATACAtctatgaaatatttgaaaagtgtaTGTAGGATACACAGCCCAATTACTTAAATGCATCATCATCTTTCCTTCAGGGTATTCTACTTCAAAATTGTGTCAGcaatacagttttaaaacaccACAATTCACCACATGCCAGTAGCGTAGTATTCAGTCAAAACTGCATGCTCTCAGGAGAAAGTTAGGACGTATCAATTCTCCTTTTCAGAACAAACATTTCTTTGGCACAGGTAGACCTTAAGGCCTTCAGGCTTATTATTTTGTGTATATTTGAATGTGAGGGAAAATAAGGATGTCTAAAGCATGACTTTtgctatttcagaaatgctggaacaaagacagacagataaAAGGATTGTTCTGCTACTCAGCTTGTTGATTACCAGGCCTGATTATGCTGgctattttgaaagaaattatgtaAATTATTAAAGACCAAAAGAGGTATTAAGGACTAGTCAATGCGGCTAGTCGACACACACAGTAACAGAAGCTGAAATATTCCACCACGACAGTGCGGAattgttttcaaagcaaatcaTATTGTTCTGCAATCCACTgatgaataaaaatgaacagtATATAACAAGGTCCATATTCTGGTCCTGTGGACAGATTGCCGTCAGTTGTCCTGATCTTGCTTTTGTTCACAGCCATTTGGAGTTCATGCGCCTCCATATATAGTTGGGACTACATATGTGCATATTgaagatatatttttagttATGCACATAGCCTGTCCTTGACGCAGCCTCAGGGTAAGAGCAGTATTagtgtattaaaataattacgCAAGTTCACCTCAATTAAGGGAAAACTGTTTAGATTAAACATCAGCAGAAAACAATGTACTTTAAAGGACAGACCGGTACTGGGCACTTCCACAGATCAGTATACAACCAGTtgtgtaaatatttgcaaaagctTTGGTTCCTTTCTCTCATATTGTATACTATAGTCTTGGTCCGACGGTACAGCATGCTACACCCACTAAAAGACTGCACAAAATCTTCTGATCACAGGTGGTTGAGGCTGCTgacagatttgtttttttcccccaacaatTTGGTTTCCCAAATTTTACTAACCTTATCAAGTTCATGTTGGATCTGGAATACCAGATATAAACCTGTATCTTCTTTTACACTACTTTGGTTTATGCTTTCATCGCTTGTAACAATAGAAGACTTTATGTGAATCATAAGGTGAGAACTTTTATAGTATTATTAAGAATATATGTCTAATTCTGATGCAGGCATTCTGAATAGTGACCTTTAATAAACTTTAGGATTAACCTCAAAGAAAATTCTTGCACATTTTTAGATAAAGCActgttttttcagctgtaacGTATTGTCCATGTAACTAatgcaacatttcttttctttgctttcctacTTTTGTTCCCTCTGTCTTTTTAATACAGAGGCTTGGCGTTGGTGTGTGGTTATAGATCCCTTGGACTTCACTGACGATGTGAGCACTAGAAGCCATGCAACAGCTGCTCTCCGGGCACTGCCCATCCTGCACCTCAGCAATCTCATGCAAGCAAATGCCTCACACTTGATCACAGCTGAATATTATACAGAGAAGGTGAGCAGTGTTATCAACCCATAACGCAATGGGATGGGAAGAGAAACACAGCAGCACCAAGCTCTTTGCAGGTGGAGGATTCAATTCCATGAAAAACTAATCTAAAATCCGTTGAAACAATTCTACCAACAAAGGAAAGCAGGACTGCTTGTGTCAGAAGGGGTAAGTTTATCAACTGACCAAATGGGATTTTCATTTGTGCCAGGAATGCCTCTGGCATCTACTATAAGATCATTGTGAGCATGGCTTACTACAGCTAAACATCTGCAGGGGATGGACAATATCTTATGataggggaaaataaaaagagtcAGGAACTCCTAATTTCAAAACCTGTCGTGGATATTGATAGTGCATCCTTAGGTAGGCTGGGAGTTGGAAGGAATTAGCTCATACGTAAACAAACCACTCAGGCAAGCCAACAGACTTTTTAGATCAGGCAGTCACAAAATGCTTCAGAGAGTTAAAGCAATTAACGTGCTGTCTATTATTGCCATTATCCGGTCCCTACCACAATTACATCTCAGTGCAGTTCCTGTTGATACCAGGATAAGAGCAGgctaatttttcagtttgagcACTGTGTACACTAGCTCTTGAAGAGAACTGACtttgcaaggaaataaaaatatttatactaataaaaaaaaagttgaaaaccACTGGAAAGAAATCCACTTGCTTGAATGCACGTTGTCCTTGCCTGCCCACATCACTCTGGTAAGTCCCACCTAATGCAGAGATGGGGTCTGCAAAACAGTGTCTACAGTTCTCTATCAAGTTGATTATAATCACTGCTCCTTCTAACTGCACAGCAGATACATAAAAACTCTCTTTGCATCTCTTAGAGGTTCtcaaggagaggaaggagataTGGAGACGACCCTTTCCAACCAGAACAATGCATGGCTTTACATTTTCACCTGTATGGGTGCAGAGGGCACTGCAGGGTACAGATGGGGCCTGAGAACAACTCCTGCAagcagaaggagagggaggaggaggagggctgtcAGAAATCAAGACAGGGCAGAGATATTGTTGCCTGGTTAGGGGCAGCACCCAGAAGATGCAGCAGGGATACGATTGGCCCTCGTGACAGAGACACCGCGGCCATTGTGGATCCAGCCTGGACTCTCAGCTAGATCACTAGGTTGCCAGGGTCAGGCTATCTTGTTTTCAACACTATGGGTGAGTTGTACTTGCTCCATTCAGATACAAACCTCCAGACTGCTGCACAGGACTTTGCTGCTATAGCACAGGGCTACTGTGGTCCATCTGGAGACTGCAGCTGGTCTGCAAGCAAATGGCCCCTTGCTGAGAAGTTTCCTGTCATGCAGTCATAAAGCTGATGCTCTGACATTTGTGTTAGCTGTGTCCTGGTTTGTAAACTCATTTTAAGATGGTTTTGATTTATAGCACTAAGTGGCCCTGGTCTTTCCAGTCTAGTAAATagcctctctctgcctcagaCAGTGTCAGCGTTTCAGTCCGTACTGGCATTCAGTGGTGGCACCACTGCCACGAAGGAGAACAGGTTCACAGCTCGTACCTCTGCAAGGTGCTGCGTGTTTCCCCCAAACTACTCCACCAAAAAATCTGCATTCAATGCATTCACCTTCCAAGCAGGCTACCACAGGAGCCATCTTTATTCTCTGGCCCAAGAGCAAGATGGCAGGTTATTTCACTGGCAGAATGCTTCAGCTGTCTGGTACATTTATGACACTGATGGATTAATTGCTAGGATATCTCTCAATGTGGCTTtatattttgaagaattgagAAGATGCCTAGAAGCTTGGATAAGAgcttttatgcaaatattttatcctTAAGTACAATCATACCTGCAATGGCTTCCTAAAGTTAGAAGAGCAACCAACATGCAATGAACCCGTATTTTCAAAGCCAGGATGTCTTGTCATCTCAAAAACAATCTTCttccagtattaaaaaaaatgcagacataacaactgagaaatatttctttcactcCCTTATTCACAAAACTGTTCCTGTTTTCAAATTTCAgtgctttgtttcaaaaaaatacaaaactaattttttttaatttctaatttatgaaatttaaataaaatggacAACCACTTTGCAAAGCCTTTGCAAAAAATCACTTCTGGATCTAGATAACACCTGAAAATTTAAACCTCAGTTTCTTTGGCACTTTTAACAACTGAAACTGAGGAAAAGGATTTATGATCAAATACTCAGTCATCTTACCAACTTTATTATTAGCAAGGGAATGCAAGTCATCAGATTTAAAAGGAATTCCCTCATATTGAGACTGGGGAATCTTACtataaaataatgacaaatacAGAGCAATGTTGTTCAGAAGATGAAATCGGACATTAAGTCCTAGTAAAGGGAGGAAAGCTCTCCGTATAAGAAAATGTACTCATTTACACACACGCTTACACAGCGCATGTACATATAAAGCTGTATAATGAGatatcttaaattaaaaattgctaGTTCATTACTTTAGTAATAGTAccaataatgaatatatatatataagcaaTGGATAATGACGTGTCTAAAGATCTATTCAATTTACTATAGTCtctgagaaaaattatttaactctCATTTTAGTTACCCAATTagacaaaacaaatatttatttcatc from Phalacrocorax aristotelis chromosome 4, bGulAri2.1, whole genome shotgun sequence encodes the following:
- the RHOH gene encoding rho-related GTP-binding protein RhoH — its product is MLDSIKCVLVGDSAVGKTSLLVRFTSETFPDDYRPTVYENTGVDVFMDGVQISLGLWDTSGSDAFKNIRPLSYQQADVVLMCYSVANHNSFLNLRNKWISEVRSHLPRTPVLVVATQTDQRDMGPYHSACISPIDGKRLAQDVRAKGYLECSALSNRGVQQVFEYAVRTAVNQAKRQNRRKLFSINECKIF